In Clostridium thermosuccinogenes, the genomic stretch ATAGTATAATAAATAATAAAACATTGACGGATACTTATTGTATATCATCGCATATTATGGAATATATTTCAATATGAAGTTTAAAGATGTTATTATCCTCCATTTGTACTGAAAGGTGTGGCCTAAATGCTAATAAGCGCTTTCTGCATATGTTCATAACAGGTTTTAAATTGTTGATTAGCACCTGCTGTTCCCCATATATTACCATAAAAGAACTGTAAAATAAGAGCTTTGTTTTAATATGAGGATTCACCGCAGATAAGAGCTGTTTTTGGCAGTTCTTATTTTTTTGCCGCATGTGGTTATACTAATAAAATAATGCCGGTTTTAAGTAAACAAGCCGGAAAACAAAAGCGTTTGCCGGGATACATCGATTAAGATCAGTCGGTATACAGGCATGAGTAACTTCAACAAGCCTGTCATTGAAATAACCTACAACAAGCGGGAGTTATCATATGATTATCAGACTTGGCTATGTAGCAATGACTCTAAACCTGCATGACTGCTCACCGTCCAGCACGGTGACGGTAACAGCATTTAAAAAGCTGGATGAGGAAGCCGGAAAATTCAGGTTAAAAAAGCTTACGCTGAAAAACCTGGAGAATACCAGGCGAATATTGCTTTACAACCAGGCTATGAATATAAAATTATACAGGTTCACATCCAAGCTGGTCCCCCTTGCAACGCACCCGCTGATTGAGGGCTGGGACTATGCGGAGGATTTTCGTGAAGAGTTCAGGAAAATAGGTGATTTGGTCAAGGTAAATGATTTCAGGGTAAGCGCTCACCCGGACCACTTTACCATCATCAATTCGCCTTCGGAGGATGTTTTTAATGATGCGGTAAAGGATCTGGACTATCATGTAAAGATCTATGAAGCTATGGGGCTTGAGGATTATAAATATAAACTGGTTCTCCATGTGGGAGGGCTGTATAAAGATAAAAAATCATCCCTGGAAAGGTTTAAAAAGAATTTTGAAAGCCTTCCGGACAGGATTCGCAGGAGGATAATCATCGAAAATGACGACAAGTCCTATTCGGCATACGACGTCCTTGAGCTTTGCAGGGAGTTGAAGACTCCCATGGTGCTTGATGTTCATCATCATAAATGTGTAAACAACGGAGAGAAGCTGGAGGATATGCTGGAGGAAATTTTCGGCACCTGGGACAATGAAGCTTTTCCACCCAAGATACATTTTTCAAGCCCTAAGAGCGAAAAAGACTTCAGAAGCCATGCCGACAACATCGATTTAAATGAGTTTACGGAATTTCTGGAGATTGCAAAAAAGACAGGCCGGGATTTTGATGTTATGCTGGAGGCAAAAAACAAGGATTCGGCGCTTTTAAAGCTTTCAGAGGAACTGGAGGGCTGTCCTGGTATAAGAAGAATAAATAATGGTGAATTTGAGATAATATAAAAGGGAGAGTGATCCTTTATATGAATGGAAGGGAAAAGAAGGTGAAAAGCGGAAAATCAAAAGAGCCAAAGGTGGCTCCGGGTTTCAGTGATGCCAAGTTTGGAGAGAAGGCTACGGAGGATGAAATCCGAAGGGGAGAGTCCACGCGGGTAACAAGGCTTTACCTGGATGAGAATGATCCCAGTTGACGTGGGCAATAAGGATGAGAACACCAGGAGCAGTGAATAAACAGCCTCGGAAAGTTAATTAATAGTGAGAAGTTTTCCTGCTCAATGCATTTTTATCTCTCCTGGTTATAAATAATTGGAGAAGCTTTGTGGAAAAAATATCAAAGTATGTTTTAGCCCTTAATATCCATAATATCAATTAGGGAGGGAGTTAATTTAATGGGCGACAAAATGAAAAAGAAAAACAATACCAAGCAGGAACCCACTTTTGACAACGATCAATTAGGAGAAAACGCTTCTGAGGAATTTGCCCAGGATTATATGCAAAAGGGTAGAACTGCAAAGAAAAAGAAGAAATAAGTTTTTTCCCCATTCTAATTAATGGAGTGGGGATATTTAATTATGTACTGAAAAAGGTGTAAAAGGAGAGAAAGCATATGACGGATAATATGAAAAGAGTTAAGATGAATCAATCCGACGAGCTTATCGAAACCATACGCAATGCCAGCAGCAATATGAACTTTGATGATTATGTAAGAGCTACCGGCCTGGAGAAGGAATTCATATTCAGCATCCTTAAAGGTGAGATTGAGGAAGTCGACGAGGCCACCAGGAGCAAGCTGTCGCTAAAGCACTAATTACGTTGTTTAAAAGGGAGCGTAAGCATTTACATGTAATAGATGATCCTGCCTGCATATCGGCAGATGCTTAAAAATCCGTCGTTTTCCTGCCTGTGGCTTAATTCTAATGGAACCATGTTTGAGTGTTATATCCGGATTTTTATATCCATGACCTCAGCTTTTCTTCATTTATGATCACTATCCGGTCATTCTTTTCGGTAATGGCCTTTTCCTTCTTAAACCGGCTTATCACTCTTGATACGGTTTCCCTTGTGGAACCGATCATATCTGCCAGTTCCTGCCGGGACAGCTGTATGCCGATCTCGAGCCCTATATCCTTTTTATTTCCGTAATCCTTTGACAATTTTATCAGCTGGGAAGCTGTCCTGGAGAATACATCATTGAAGGTCAGTTCCCTTATTTTCTGTTGGGCAAACACCAGCTTGCTCACAAGAATTTTAATGATCTTTAGGGAAAGCTCGGAATTTTCCTTTACAAGCCGTTCAAGATCCCTGTTTTTTATAATCCCAATCACCGCATCCTCATACACGACAGCTGAAGCCGGATAGGGTATGTTGTTGAAAAGAGTCGCCTCTCCGAAAACGTCGCCCTCTCCGAAGATATAAAGTATGTGCTCATGACCGTCTTCATAGGTAGTGAAAACCTTTACTTTGCCGGATTTTATATAATAAAAGGCTTCGCCCGGCTCACCTTCCATAAAAACCACCATGTTCTTTTTATAATTTCTCTCTATAGCTATGGCTGCAATTTTGGCCAGGTCGTCTTCCTGAAGGTCTGAAAAAAATGTGAATTTTTTTATGTAATCCGTGTTTTTCATCCGGTTTTGCTCCTCACCTATAAAATTTTCAAATAGTATTATAGCAGATATATTAACAAAAGCATAGTAATATGATAGGAATTCTGATAATATATTTTGAATGCAGTGCCCGTATAAAGGGGAAAATTGCTTGTTAATATTCTTGCCAATATTTTTACAGTATCATTTCCCTATCCCATTCAACTATCCACTGCAAATCTGTAGATAATCTCAAAGGATTAATAGTTTGATGCCTATAGGGGGAATAATGACTGCCATTTTCCTCTATTTGCGCTCCAGTCCGTTTTTAACAGGCCCTTACCAACCATCTCGAATTTACCCATCGGCAATTCCGATTTTAATATATAATAGTAAGGTGATATAATTTTATGTTAAACTAAGAAAGGCTTTTTGATCCGGATGCAGGAAGGACCGATGACCCGGAAGATAAAAGAGCTGGAAATAGATTCAGAGTCTATTGCCTGACGGATAACAGGGGGATGAGGAAATGATTACAACGATATCGCTCAGTCCGGCCGTGGATAAAATATACTTCGTGGAGAATTTTGAGGCCGGCAAGCTGTACAGGGTACGGAATGTGAAAACATCGGCAGGCGGCAAGGGCATAAATGTGGCCAGAGTTGCGGCAATACTGGGAGAAGATGTGTGCACCGCAGGTTTTAAAGCCGGAGGGACGGGTGAGTGGCTGGAGGCCAGGCTGAAAGAAATGAAGGTTAAAACGAATTTTGTTCAGGTGGAAGGTGAATCCCGTACAAACAACAACATAATTGACAGGGCAAAAGGTACCGAAACGGAGATTCTTGAAATAGGACCACATATAACCCAACAGAAGGCTGACGAGTTTCTCGCGCTGTATAAGACCCTACTGCCCGGTACGGATGTGCT encodes the following:
- the uvsE gene encoding UV DNA damage repair endonuclease UvsE, whose translation is MIIRLGYVAMTLNLHDCSPSSTVTVTAFKKLDEEAGKFRLKKLTLKNLENTRRILLYNQAMNIKLYRFTSKLVPLATHPLIEGWDYAEDFREEFRKIGDLVKVNDFRVSAHPDHFTIINSPSEDVFNDAVKDLDYHVKIYEAMGLEDYKYKLVLHVGGLYKDKKSSLERFKKNFESLPDRIRRRIIIENDDKSYSAYDVLELCRELKTPMVLDVHHHKCVNNGEKLEDMLEEIFGTWDNEAFPPKIHFSSPKSEKDFRSHADNIDLNEFTEFLEIAKKTGRDFDVMLEAKNKDSALLKLSEELEGCPGIRRINNGEFEII
- a CDS encoding Crp/Fnr family transcriptional regulator; this translates as MKNTDYIKKFTFFSDLQEDDLAKIAAIAIERNYKKNMVVFMEGEPGEAFYYIKSGKVKVFTTYEDGHEHILYIFGEGDVFGEATLFNNIPYPASAVVYEDAVIGIIKNRDLERLVKENSELSLKIIKILVSKLVFAQQKIRELTFNDVFSRTASQLIKLSKDYGNKKDIGLEIGIQLSRQELADMIGSTRETVSRVISRFKKEKAITEKNDRIVIINEEKLRSWI